The following are encoded in a window of bacterium SCSIO 12643 genomic DNA:
- a CDS encoding YifB family Mg chelatase-like AAA ATPase, with amino-acid sequence MLVKTYGSVVYGIDAQKITVEVNVSAGVNFFLVGLPDNAVKESQQRIDAALKNNKYKIPVKGITINMAPANIRKEGSAYDLTIAMGILAATGQIDAPDIDQYIIMGELSLDGDLRPIRGALPIAIQAQLDGFKGFILPYDNAEEAAVVKGLDVYGVKNILEVIDFFRFGSNLEPVHIELSETFSVDNQVYSVDFSDVKGQENVKRGLEIAAAGGHNVIMVGPPGVGKTMLAKRIPTILPPLTLDEALETTKIHSVSGLLDKSTPLITQRPFRHPHHTVSDVALVGGGSNPKPGEISLAHNGILFLDELPEFKRTVLEVMRQPLEDRYVTISRAMITVDFPASFMLVASMNPSPSGDFYDPITSTDSEQSVRRYLNKVSGPLMDRIDLHLEVSSVPFEELKNRAEGESSQSIRQRVVAARSIQNKRYEGIEGIYSNAQLEPKQMRKWCQIDGMGEQLLKNAVERLGFSARSYNRILKVARTIADLDASEKIKSQHIAEAIQYRSLDRDGWLG; translated from the coding sequence ATGCTCGTAAAAACATATGGATCTGTCGTATATGGTATAGATGCGCAAAAAATCACTGTAGAAGTTAATGTAAGTGCCGGAGTCAACTTTTTTCTTGTTGGTCTTCCGGATAATGCGGTAAAAGAAAGTCAACAAAGAATAGATGCCGCTTTAAAAAACAATAAGTATAAGATTCCGGTCAAGGGAATTACCATCAATATGGCTCCTGCAAATATTCGTAAGGAAGGGAGTGCATATGACCTAACTATTGCGATGGGAATATTGGCTGCTACAGGACAAATAGATGCTCCGGATATTGATCAATACATTATAATGGGAGAATTGTCCTTAGATGGTGATTTAAGGCCTATCAGAGGCGCATTGCCCATTGCGATTCAGGCACAGTTAGATGGGTTTAAAGGATTTATTTTACCCTACGACAATGCAGAAGAAGCTGCAGTAGTGAAAGGTCTGGATGTGTATGGTGTGAAGAATATTCTGGAGGTTATTGATTTTTTCAGGTTTGGTAGTAATTTGGAACCTGTTCATATTGAATTGTCAGAAACGTTTAGTGTAGATAATCAAGTTTATAGTGTCGATTTTTCAGATGTAAAAGGACAAGAGAATGTAAAGCGAGGATTGGAAATTGCAGCTGCCGGTGGACATAATGTAATTATGGTAGGACCTCCTGGAGTTGGAAAAACTATGTTAGCCAAGAGGATTCCGACTATTTTACCTCCTTTAACTTTAGATGAAGCGCTTGAAACGACTAAAATTCATTCGGTTTCCGGATTATTGGACAAGTCTACTCCGTTGATCACGCAAAGACCATTTAGACATCCACATCATACGGTTTCTGATGTAGCTTTAGTAGGTGGAGGGTCAAATCCTAAACCGGGAGAAATTTCATTAGCACATAATGGAATTCTGTTTTTAGATGAGTTACCTGAGTTTAAGAGAACCGTATTAGAAGTCATGAGACAACCGTTGGAAGATCGATACGTAACGATATCCAGAGCAATGATTACCGTGGATTTCCCTGCTTCTTTTATGTTGGTAGCTTCCATGAACCCTTCACCAAGTGGCGATTTTTATGATCCGATAACTTCAACTGATAGTGAACAGTCGGTTCGGAGATATTTAAATAAAGTTTCAGGTCCATTAATGGACCGTATTGATTTGCATTTGGAAGTCAGCAGTGTGCCATTTGAAGAATTGAAGAACAGGGCAGAAGGAGAAAGCAGTCAATCAATTAGACAGAGAGTTGTGGCTGCAAGAAGTATTCAAAATAAAAGATACGAAGGTATTGAAGGAATATATTCTAACGCGCAATTGGAACCAAAGCAAATGCGTAAATGGTGTCAGATTGATGGAATGGGAGAGCAATTACTTAAGAATGCGGTAGAACGATTAGGCTTTTCCGCAAGGTCTTATAATAGAATTTTAAAAGTTGCCAGAACAATTGCGGATCTGGATGCTAGCGAGAAAATAAAATCTCAGCATATTGCTGAAGCGATACAATACCGCTCTTTGGATCGAGATGGTTGGTTGGGCTAG
- a CDS encoding 6-carboxytetrahydropterin synthase: MKVRVSRKAHFNAAHRLYNPNWSNEKNDAVFGLCNNANYHGHNYNLVVSVTGEIDPDTGYVIDMKILKDIINQKVVEKMDHKNLNLDVPEFKNLIPTAENIVIVCYNLIEEVLPENLELHIQLFETERNSVSYPA, translated from the coding sequence ATGAAGGTACGCGTTAGTAGAAAAGCTCACTTTAATGCAGCTCATAGACTTTACAACCCTAATTGGTCTAATGAAAAAAATGATGCTGTTTTTGGCTTATGTAATAATGCGAACTACCATGGTCACAATTATAATTTAGTGGTTTCAGTTACTGGTGAAATTGACCCGGATACCGGATACGTTATCGATATGAAAATCCTAAAAGACATCATTAATCAAAAGGTTGTCGAAAAAATGGATCATAAAAACTTAAATCTTGATGTACCTGAATTTAAAAACCTCATTCCTACTGCAGAAAATATCGTGATTGTCTGCTATAATTTAATCGAAGAAGTACTTCCTGAAAACTTAGAGTTACATATTCAATTGTTTGAAACCGAAAGAAATTCAGTTTCATACCCAGCCTAG
- the idi gene encoding isopentenyl-diphosphate Delta-isomerase, translating into MEEQVVLVDQEDNQIGLMGKMEAHEKGLLHRAFSIFVFNSKGELLIQQRAHTKYHSAGEWANTCCSHQRDGESTLDAAHRRLQEEMGFDVELNEVFSFTYKKEFGNGLTEHEFDHVIFGQYDDAPVMNPEEVADWKYISIEDLKKDIELEPEKYTIWLQIALKEVETHLSKS; encoded by the coding sequence ATGGAAGAACAAGTCGTTTTAGTAGATCAGGAAGACAATCAAATTGGTCTTATGGGAAAAATGGAAGCTCATGAAAAAGGCCTATTGCATCGTGCTTTTTCCATTTTCGTTTTTAATTCCAAAGGTGAACTACTTATTCAACAACGTGCACATACTAAATACCATTCAGCAGGTGAATGGGCCAATACATGCTGTAGTCATCAAAGAGACGGTGAATCCACATTAGATGCTGCTCACAGAAGACTTCAGGAAGAAATGGGATTTGACGTGGAGTTAAATGAAGTTTTCAGTTTTACTTATAAAAAAGAATTTGGAAACGGATTAACCGAACATGAATTTGATCATGTGATTTTTGGTCAATATGATGATGCTCCTGTAATGAATCCTGAAGAAGTAGCCGATTGGAAGTACATCAGTATTGAAGATCTGAAAAAAGATATTGAACTTGAACCGGAGAAATATACCATTTGGCTTCAAATTGCATTAAAAGAAGTAGAAACCCATTTATCAAAATCTTAA
- the purD gene encoding phosphoribosylamine--glycine ligase: MNVLVIGSGGREHALSWKLAQSEKVNQVYIAPGNAGTSSVGINLNVGVNDFDAIKQEVLNHQIEMVVVGPEDPLVKGIRDYFESDSELKNIPVIGPNALGAKLEGSKEFSKEFMMRHNIPTARYASFTSENIDEGYEFLESLNPPYVLKADGLAAGKGVLILEHLGIAKLELEAMLAKNKFGEASKKVVIEEFLAGIELSVFVLTDGKSYKILPEAKDYKRIGEGDIGLNTGGMGAISPVPFAQGEFLSKVEEKVIKPTIDGLNKEGFDYKGFIFIGLMNQDGEPFVVEYNVRMGDPETEAVIPRINSDLMDLFEGVAQGNLADKEFEISPKTATTVVMVSGGYPEAYEKGKTVTGLNETDTLVFHAGTTTNNNDQVITNGGRVFAVTGLASSQSEALDVAYKNVEKIKFDKVNYRTDIGFDLK; this comes from the coding sequence ATGAATGTATTAGTCATAGGATCAGGAGGTAGAGAGCATGCCTTATCGTGGAAATTAGCTCAAAGTGAGAAAGTAAATCAAGTATATATTGCTCCTGGAAATGCGGGAACATCCAGTGTTGGAATAAATTTAAATGTAGGTGTAAACGATTTTGATGCTATTAAGCAAGAAGTTCTTAATCATCAAATCGAAATGGTCGTTGTAGGACCTGAAGATCCATTAGTAAAAGGTATTAGAGATTACTTTGAATCGGATTCAGAATTAAAGAATATTCCTGTTATTGGCCCAAATGCATTAGGCGCTAAATTGGAAGGTAGTAAGGAATTTTCAAAGGAGTTTATGATGCGTCATAATATTCCAACTGCCAGATATGCTTCATTCACCTCAGAAAATATCGATGAAGGTTATGAGTTTTTAGAAAGCTTAAATCCTCCATATGTTCTTAAAGCCGATGGACTAGCTGCGGGTAAAGGCGTTTTAATTTTGGAACACTTAGGGATCGCTAAATTGGAGTTAGAAGCTATGTTAGCTAAAAACAAATTTGGTGAAGCCAGTAAAAAGGTGGTTATTGAGGAGTTCCTTGCCGGAATCGAACTATCGGTTTTTGTACTTACTGACGGTAAATCTTATAAAATTCTTCCTGAAGCTAAGGATTATAAAAGAATAGGTGAAGGTGATATCGGATTAAATACCGGTGGAATGGGAGCAATTTCTCCTGTCCCTTTTGCGCAAGGTGAGTTCTTAAGTAAAGTAGAGGAAAAGGTAATTAAACCTACTATTGATGGATTAAATAAAGAAGGTTTTGATTATAAAGGTTTTATCTTTATTGGTTTGATGAATCAAGATGGTGAACCATTTGTTGTGGAGTATAATGTGAGAATGGGTGATCCTGAAACGGAAGCCGTAATTCCAAGAATTAATTCTGATCTGATGGATTTATTCGAAGGTGTTGCTCAAGGCAATTTGGCTGATAAAGAATTTGAAATCAGTCCTAAAACCGCTACGACTGTAGTAATGGTATCTGGAGGCTATCCCGAAGCTTACGAAAAAGGAAAAACTGTTACCGGTTTAAATGAAACTGACACGTTAGTGTTTCACGCAGGAACAACTACCAATAATAATGATCAGGTAATTACTAATGGAGGCCGTGTATTTGCTGTAACAGGGTTAGCTTCTTCACAGAGCGAAGCATTGGACGTAGCGTACAAAAACGTAGAAAAAATTAAGTTCGATAAAGTAAATTATCGAACTGATATAGGTTTCGATCTAAAGTAA
- the accC gene encoding acetyl-CoA carboxylase biotin carboxylase subunit: MFKKILIANRGEIALRVIRTCKEMGIKTVAVYSSADADSLHVRFADEAVCIGPASSAESYLKIPNIIAACEITNADAIHPGYGFLSENSKFSKTCEEHDIKFIGASAEMIDSMGDKSNAKATMKKAGVPCIPGSDGLLKDAAHAKKEAKKAKYPVMLKATAGGGGKGMRLVWSEDEIESAFESAKQEAMINFGNDGMYLEKFIEEPHHIEIQIAGDKFGKACHLSERDCSIQRRHQKLVEETPSPFIDAKLREKMGKAGIKAAEAIGYEGVGTVEFLVDKNHDFYFMEMNTRIQVEHTITEEVVNYDLIKEQIKLAAGEPISGKNYYPQMHAIECRINAEDPYANFRPSPGRVTSYHAPGGHGIRVDTHVYAGYTIPPFYDSMVSKLISVAQTREEAIEKMERALDEYIIEGVKTTIPFHQKLMKNEQFREGKFTTAFLEEWDFTKA, encoded by the coding sequence ATGTTTAAAAAAATTCTGATTGCTAATCGTGGGGAGATTGCCTTACGTGTTATCCGTACCTGTAAAGAAATGGGCATCAAAACGGTGGCTGTTTATTCTAGTGCAGATGCTGATAGTTTACATGTAAGATTTGCTGACGAAGCAGTATGTATTGGACCTGCAAGTAGTGCTGAATCTTATTTAAAGATTCCAAATATTATTGCAGCTTGTGAAATTACTAATGCGGATGCGATTCATCCGGGTTACGGATTTTTATCTGAAAATTCTAAGTTCTCAAAAACATGTGAAGAACATGATATCAAATTCATTGGTGCTTCTGCTGAGATGATTGATAGTATGGGAGACAAATCGAATGCTAAGGCGACCATGAAAAAAGCAGGTGTTCCTTGTATTCCTGGTTCTGACGGTCTTTTAAAAGATGCAGCACATGCTAAAAAAGAGGCTAAAAAAGCTAAATATCCTGTAATGCTTAAAGCTACTGCCGGTGGTGGTGGTAAAGGTATGCGTTTGGTATGGAGTGAAGATGAAATTGAATCTGCATTCGAATCTGCAAAACAGGAAGCAATGATCAATTTTGGTAATGATGGAATGTACCTTGAGAAATTCATCGAGGAACCTCATCATATCGAAATTCAAATTGCGGGTGATAAATTTGGTAAAGCATGTCACTTATCAGAAAGAGATTGTTCTATTCAAAGACGTCACCAAAAATTAGTTGAAGAGACTCCTTCTCCATTTATCGATGCGAAACTTCGTGAGAAAATGGGTAAAGCTGGTATCAAAGCGGCAGAAGCAATTGGATATGAAGGTGTTGGTACTGTAGAATTCTTAGTAGACAAAAACCATGATTTCTATTTCATGGAAATGAACACTAGAATTCAAGTTGAGCACACTATTACAGAGGAGGTTGTTAATTATGATTTGATCAAAGAGCAAATCAAACTTGCAGCTGGCGAGCCAATTTCTGGTAAAAATTATTATCCACAGATGCATGCGATCGAGTGTCGTATCAATGCTGAAGATCCATATGCGAACTTTAGACCAAGTCCGGGTAGAGTAACATCATATCACGCTCCGGGAGGTCATGGAATTAGAGTAGATACTCATGTTTATGCTGGATATACTATTCCTCCTTTCTATGATTCAATGGTTTCAAAACTCATCTCTGTAGCACAAACCAGAGAAGAAGCAATTGAGAAGATGGAACGCGCATTAGATGAATACATCATTGAGGGTGTCAAAACCACAATTCCATTCCATCAAAAACTGATGAAAAACGAACAATTCAGAGAGGGTAAGTTTACCACTGCTTTCTTGGAAGAATGGGATTTTACTAAAGCTTAG
- the accB gene encoding acetyl-CoA carboxylase biotin carboxyl carrier protein, producing MDIDKIQQLIKFVSKQGVSEVELETEEFKITIKSDKPAKGKAEPQIIQAQMPMMQPMAAAPVAAPAPAAAPAPAPAAPAAAPAPAAAEKKEEENNYITVKSPMIGTFYRASGPGKPLFVEVGDQIKEGSVTCIIEAMKLFNEIESEVSGKIVKILVDDASPVEYDQPLFLVDPS from the coding sequence ATGGATATAGACAAAATTCAACAGTTAATCAAGTTTGTATCAAAACAAGGTGTTTCAGAAGTTGAGCTAGAAACCGAAGAGTTTAAAATCACGATCAAATCTGATAAGCCTGCAAAAGGTAAAGCTGAGCCTCAAATCATCCAGGCACAAATGCCAATGATGCAACCAATGGCGGCAGCGCCTGTAGCGGCTCCTGCGCCAGCAGCAGCACCTGCTCCTGCTCCAGCGGCACCAGCAGCAGCGCCTGCACCAGCAGCGGCTGAGAAAAAAGAAGAAGAAAATAATTACATTACTGTAAAATCTCCAATGATTGGAACTTTCTACAGAGCTTCAGGTCCAGGGAAACCTTTATTTGTTGAAGTAGGAGATCAAATCAAAGAAGGATCTGTAACATGTATTATTGAAGCGATGAAACTATTTAACGAAATAGAATCTGAGGTTTCAGGTAAAATTGTTAAGATCTTAGTAGATGATGCTTCTCCAGTAGAATATGATCAACCGTTATTCTTAGTTGATCCATCATAA
- a CDS encoding ketoacyl-ACP synthase III: MGKVTAAITGIQGFLPDYVLTNKELESMVDTSDEWIVSRTGIKERRILKGENMGPSDMAAPAVIELMEKTNTNPDEVELLIFATVTADLIFPAAANLTMHKAGIKNGFGYDINAACSGLLYALATASKFIESGQYKKVIVCGFDKMSSIIDYTDRTTCVIFGDGGGAIMLEANTEGYGIQDSILQSDGVGWKHLHQKAGGSANPPTQETVANRLHYVYQEGQPVFKWAVSKMADVSRDIMDRNNLKPEDVSYLVPHQANLRIIEATRRRMEIEPEKVMINIQKYGNTTAGTIPLCLWEWESQLKKGDNLILAAFGGGFTWGSIYLKWAYDSK; this comes from the coding sequence ATGGGCAAGGTTACGGCAGCGATTACTGGTATTCAGGGTTTTCTACCTGATTACGTGTTGACCAACAAGGAATTGGAATCAATGGTAGATACATCAGATGAGTGGATTGTATCGAGAACCGGGATAAAGGAAAGACGCATTTTAAAGGGTGAGAACATGGGTCCAAGTGATATGGCTGCTCCTGCAGTGATCGAACTCATGGAAAAAACCAACACCAACCCAGATGAAGTTGAGCTACTCATTTTTGCTACTGTTACTGCAGATTTAATTTTCCCTGCTGCTGCTAATCTAACTATGCACAAAGCCGGTATAAAAAATGGCTTTGGCTATGATATCAATGCTGCGTGTTCAGGGTTATTATATGCATTGGCTACAGCATCAAAATTTATCGAATCGGGTCAATACAAAAAGGTTATTGTTTGCGGATTTGATAAAATGTCTTCTATCATTGACTATACGGACCGAACTACATGTGTCATCTTCGGTGACGGTGGTGGAGCCATTATGTTAGAAGCAAACACTGAAGGTTACGGAATTCAAGATTCTATTCTCCAAAGTGATGGTGTAGGATGGAAACATCTGCATCAAAAAGCGGGAGGTTCAGCCAACCCTCCAACGCAAGAAACAGTTGCCAACCGTTTACACTATGTATACCAGGAAGGACAACCAGTATTCAAATGGGCAGTATCAAAAATGGCTGATGTTTCGAGAGACATCATGGATCGTAACAATCTTAAGCCGGAAGATGTATCTTATTTAGTACCGCATCAAGCGAACTTAAGAATTATTGAAGCGACCAGAAGAAGAATGGAGATTGAACCTGAAAAGGTAATGATCAATATCCAAAAATACGGGAACACTACAGCGGGAACCATTCCGCTTTGTTTATGGGAATGGGAATCACAACTTAAAAAAGGTGACAATCTTATTTTAGCAGCCTTTGGTGGTGGATTCACATGGGGTTCCATTTACCTTAAATGGGCTTACGACAGCAAATAA
- the rpmF gene encoding 50S ribosomal protein L32, translating into MAHPKRKISKTRRDKRRTHINAEMPTIAIDSTTGQPHLYHRAHWFEGKLYYKGKVVMEKETMA; encoded by the coding sequence ATGGCACATCCTAAACGGAAAATTTCGAAAACTAGAAGAGATAAAAGAAGAACGCATATCAATGCTGAAATGCCAACAATTGCTATTGATTCAACAACTGGTCAACCGCACTTATATCACAGAGCACACTGGTTTGAAGGAAAACTTTACTACAAAGGAAAAGTAGTAATGGAAAAAGAAACTATGGCATAA
- a CDS encoding DUF177 domain-containing protein, with amino-acid sequence MTKLEGYLKQFVIQFSGLKPGLHEYEFDIVDMFFERFSIEDVTGGQIHVDFLLSKRENMMDFTFKLNGTLHSSCDRCLESMDIPVETEKELIVKFSEATDESNDEMVVLGFDAYQIDIAPYLYEFIALELPLRKVHDENDCNPEVINRLHPENNESEEEDETPSVWDKLKKLK; translated from the coding sequence ATGACCAAACTAGAAGGATATCTAAAACAGTTTGTTATCCAGTTCTCTGGATTGAAACCAGGTCTTCATGAATATGAGTTCGATATAGTGGATATGTTCTTTGAACGATTCAGTATTGAAGATGTTACTGGTGGTCAAATCCATGTAGATTTTCTTTTATCAAAAAGAGAAAATATGATGGATTTCACATTTAAGTTAAACGGGACACTCCATAGTTCATGTGACCGATGCTTGGAAAGCATGGATATTCCGGTTGAAACGGAAAAAGAGTTGATTGTTAAATTTAGTGAGGCTACTGATGAATCTAATGATGAAATGGTTGTCCTGGGTTTTGATGCTTATCAAATTGATATCGCGCCATACCTTTATGAATTTATCGCATTAGAGTTACCTTTGAGAAAAGTACATGATGAAAATGATTGTAATCCGGAGGTAATAAATAGATTACATCCTGAAAATAATGAATCTGAAGAAGAAGATGAAACCCCATCAGTATGGGACAAATTAAAAAAGTTAAAGTAA
- a CDS encoding LD-carboxypeptidase, giving the protein MGKNISPLEKGDLVLIITPAKAIEKKDVDAAVTLFENWGLKVEVGKNALGKHHYFSATDQKRAEDLQWALDHPKAKAIVCARGGYGTIRIVHQVDYAKFSELPKWMIGFSDITVLHNKMNCDLTLPSIHAVAPLYFDRLDEGGETLMTLKNAMFGESYRITFNSGARSVNGRTEGELIGGNLAILESLIGTNLDIETKGKILFLEDVSEYAYKLDRMLWSLKYSGKLDNLKGLIIGGFTDIKSADETFGCTVEDLILEVVGDKNYPIAFDFPAGHQLDNRALILGKTHVLQVEGEFSFLECIE; this is encoded by the coding sequence ATGGGTAAAAATATTTCACCTTTAGAGAAAGGAGATTTGGTTCTAATTATTACGCCAGCAAAGGCGATTGAGAAAAAAGATGTAGATGCTGCGGTTACACTTTTTGAGAATTGGGGGTTAAAGGTTGAAGTTGGAAAAAATGCTTTGGGAAAGCATCATTATTTTTCAGCAACCGACCAAAAGCGAGCTGAGGATTTACAATGGGCCTTAGATCATCCAAAAGCCAAAGCTATTGTATGTGCTCGTGGAGGCTACGGAACCATTCGAATTGTGCATCAGGTGGATTATGCAAAGTTTTCAGAACTGCCTAAATGGATGATTGGATTTAGTGACATTACTGTTTTACATAATAAGATGAATTGTGATTTAACGCTTCCATCAATACATGCGGTGGCGCCTCTATATTTTGATAGGTTAGATGAAGGTGGTGAAACGCTTATGACACTTAAAAATGCCATGTTTGGAGAATCCTATAGGATAACTTTCAATTCAGGCGCAAGAAGTGTAAATGGAAGAACGGAAGGTGAATTGATTGGAGGGAATTTGGCGATTTTAGAAAGTTTAATAGGGACAAATCTAGATATAGAAACAAAAGGGAAGATTTTGTTTTTAGAAGATGTTTCGGAGTACGCTTATAAATTAGATCGTATGTTATGGTCTTTGAAATATTCAGGAAAACTGGATAATTTGAAAGGTTTAATTATTGGAGGGTTTACAGATATTAAAAGTGCTGATGAAACGTTTGGCTGTACAGTAGAAGATTTAATACTTGAAGTGGTCGGAGATAAAAACTATCCGATAGCTTTTGATTTCCCGGCAGGACATCAATTAGATAATAGAGCTTTAATATTGGGTAAAACGCATGTTCTTCAAGTGGAAGGAGAATTTTCATTTTTAGAATGTATTGAGTAA
- a CDS encoding YraN family protein, whose translation MASHNELGKAGEKVVQEYLVANGYSILELNYRFGRDEIDIIAQENEFIVFIEVKTRATCFFETPEQAVNLQKQKRIIRVANQYLIENDLDNEARFDIFGVTINHSEQSINHIKSAFVPRW comes from the coding sequence ATGGCTTCTCACAATGAACTTGGTAAAGCAGGAGAAAAAGTAGTGCAGGAATATCTTGTCGCCAATGGATATTCTATTTTGGAGTTGAACTATCGATTTGGACGAGATGAAATTGATATAATCGCTCAAGAAAATGAGTTTATTGTTTTTATTGAAGTGAAGACGCGCGCAACCTGCTTTTTTGAAACGCCAGAACAAGCTGTAAATCTGCAAAAGCAGAAACGGATCATTCGTGTTGCAAATCAGTATTTAATTGAAAATGATTTGGATAATGAAGCACGGTTTGATATTTTTGGTGTAACAATTAATCATAGCGAACAAAGTATTAATCATATTAAGAGCGCATTTGTACCTAGATGGTGA
- a CDS encoding rRNA pseudouridine synthase → MSRDDFNSTENNSEGRPAGQRRRRIRISQDFNESDSGVDGNRYSADSGGERAYTKVDKNGYHHYRKQGYKPRRKQSFIPKAQGIERAFNEKDGERLNKYLANAGICSRREADKLIAAGIVSINDNPVTTLGTRVMKGDVVKLAGEELKMERMVYVVLNKPKDTITTLDDPQGRRTVIDIVKNACKERIYPVGRLDRYTTGVLLLTNDGEMATRLTHPSFGITKVYNVKLDRDVTPEDLKRVTEGIELADGVIKADSAFYYKDGVKDSVRLELHSGKNRVIRRIFESMGYRVVSLERISFAGITKKKLGRGKFRFLDPLEVGSLKMLKSN, encoded by the coding sequence ATGAGTCGGGACGATTTTAATAGTACAGAAAATAATAGTGAAGGCAGACCTGCCGGACAGAGAAGACGAAGAATAAGAATTAGCCAGGATTTTAATGAGAGTGATAGCGGGGTGGATGGAAACAGATATTCTGCAGATTCTGGAGGTGAAAGAGCTTATACCAAGGTTGATAAAAACGGATACCATCATTATAGAAAACAAGGCTATAAACCACGTAGAAAACAAAGTTTTATTCCAAAAGCACAAGGTATAGAGCGTGCTTTTAATGAGAAAGACGGAGAAAGACTTAATAAATATCTTGCGAATGCAGGGATTTGTTCCAGACGTGAAGCGGATAAACTAATTGCAGCAGGTATTGTCTCTATTAACGATAATCCTGTTACCACTCTAGGTACCCGTGTGATGAAAGGGGATGTAGTGAAGTTAGCTGGAGAAGAGTTGAAGATGGAAAGAATGGTGTACGTGGTTTTAAATAAACCAAAAGATACCATTACTACGTTAGATGATCCTCAAGGAAGAAGAACCGTAATTGATATTGTTAAGAATGCATGTAAAGAGAGAATTTATCCGGTTGGAAGATTAGATAGATATACTACAGGAGTGTTATTGTTAACTAACGATGGAGAAATGGCGACACGTTTGACACATCCTTCATTCGGAATTACCAAGGTGTATAATGTGAAACTGGATAGAGACGTGACTCCGGAAGATTTAAAACGTGTGACTGAGGGAATTGAACTGGCTGATGGAGTGATCAAAGCCGATTCAGCATTTTACTATAAAGATGGAGTTAAAGACAGCGTGAGATTGGAATTGCACTCAGGTAAGAACCGTGTGATCCGTAGAATTTTTGAATCTATGGGTTATAGAGTGGTTTCGTTAGAAAGAATTTCATTCGCTGGAATTACTAAGAAAAAATTAGGAAGAGGTAAATTCCGTTTCTTAGACCCATTAGAAGTTGGTAGCTTGAAAATGTTAAAAAGCAATTAA